A region from the Nesterenkonia lacusekhoensis genome encodes:
- a CDS encoding alpha/beta hydrolase, with protein MPRSPVSTSGIGIVWTAKSGLPAIRAQRPLPWGPLPAPTHVVVSDDDPHLGLARAQHLTEEWGSTVEVVPGAGRLGTADGYGRWPRIAELIEDAAAGRLWAAPLSPER; from the coding sequence ATGCCGCGATCGCCCGTGTCCACCAGCGGGATTGGAATCGTGTGGACCGCCAAGAGTGGGCTGCCGGCGATCCGGGCCCAGCGCCCTTTGCCGTGGGGTCCTCTGCCGGCACCCACCCACGTGGTGGTCAGTGACGACGATCCACACCTGGGCCTGGCAAGAGCACAGCATCTCACCGAGGAATGGGGCAGCACAGTCGAAGTCGTTCCAGGCGCCGGGCGCCTCGGGACGGCTGACGGCTATGGACGCTGGCCCCGGATCGCAGAACTCATCGAGGACGCCGCCGCCGGGCGGCTGTGGGCGGCTCCGCTCAGTCCTGAACGATGA